The segment TACAGCATTTTCAGTTTTGTCGATAATTGATTTAATTATCTCTGGTATCTTCTTCATCTTTGAGTGGGAGGTTTGATATACAACACCTAATCTATGTACTAATCTACGATTCTCCATTTCTGCATAATTTGAGATTATTCCATTGGTCAAATTACTATTGCTCATGACAATTACTTCTCCATTAATACTCCTTAGCCGAGTTGATCTAACACCAACTCTTTCAACTTTTGCCCAGACTCCGTCAATATGAATGAACTGACCATTTTGAAAAGGTTTGTCCAAAAGTATAGTTATATATTCAAAAAATTCTTGTACTGGTTCTTTAAGCGCAAGCCCAGCTCCAATTCCACCAGCACTTAATATTGCCCATAAGGCAGCCATTTGAACGCCCATGTTTTGCAAATAAAAGACACTACCCACACTCCATACAGCAGCTCTGACCATTGGGCTTAACGATCTCAACATGCTTCCAACTGCTGGGTCATTTATTTTTGCCCCCCAACTTTGTATAAACCTTATGACTACTCTGTTAACTAACCTTACTATTAAAATGAGAAATATTAACTTTGATAAGGCAACAAAAACTTGATTGAAATCACCTGATATTTCAAGGATTCTCCAGGATATAGAAGCGCTTATTATTAATCCAAGTGGTTTAATTGTCTCTAATAATATTTTTAGTATGTAATCATCTGTTTTACTTCTGGTTCTTGATGTTAGTTTGCTTAAGGAATTCGTTAGGAACCGAGAGATTAAGAGGGTTGAGATTAACCCTGCCAACAAAGCACAACCAGCTATTAAAATTTTTGTGTATAGCTCATTCATTAAATTAAAAATACTTACTTTATTTTTAGCTGAAATTTTACTATATGCTATGAATCCTTGATTAACTTTATAAATATTTTCGCTTTGCTAAGCTTGTAAAAAAAATTATGACTATTCCATTTTTCTCTTTATTATTGAACTAACAGCTTTGAAGTCTTCGAAGTCAGCTGATTTGCATAATTCAAAAATAGCAGTTTCTGTTGTTGTAACTATTGCACCAGACATCGAGAGTCTTTGTAGAGATGTTTCGTGGTCAATAGTTCTTCTGCTGCCAATGCTATCAACAGGAATAAATATGTTCTTTCCACTATTTATGTAATCCAAAGCACTTTGCATGATACATACATGCGATTCAATCCCACAAATTATTATATTTTCGAATGCATTTGATTTTAACTCTCTTGATAGATCTTTGCAATGAAAGCTACTAAAACTCATTTTTTTATAGGCTTGAAAGTCTAAACATTTATTTATTTGTTCAATTGTTTTGCCAAGCTTTTCAGGATTTTGCTCAGTCACATATATTTTCATATTAAATATTTTACAGGCATCAATTAATCTATTTATATTCCACATAATTAACTCTTTGTTTTCAATAGAAGTCACCAATTTTTCCTGCACATCAATAATTATAAGCGCAGTATTTTGTTGGCTCATAACCAAGTTGTTTCTATAGATTTTATCCCTCGCCCTTACTCCTCGAAGTTTAATGAAATTTTTCACCATAGAATTCTACTTATCCTATTTATTAAAATTATAATTCCTTGCCTGCCGGGAAAGCTTTCTATCATATGCCCTTCGCTATATAATAAGTTCATATACCTATAGATCTTACTCTCACCCCTCTCATTAGCTGTTATTATTGAGAAAGGGGTATTGGTATTTGCAATTGAAAGTATCTTTCTCAAAAGTCCCAACGCCTTTAGAGCTCGAATTGCACCAAGAAGGTAGGAGGTTGACACCACAAAGAAAGAAAGTATTGGATCTCTTTCAGAGAATTGGAGGTGGAAAACATTTGAGTGCAGAGGAAGTCCACGCAAAATTAATTCAATCTAAATCAAGGGTATCTCTGGCAACTGTTTATCGAACACTTAGGCTGTTGGTTAAAATGGGGTTCATCCATGAATTAGAACTTTCTGAGGGCGGTCATAGGTTTGAACTTCTCAGCCAGGATCATCCCGATCACCACCATCTGGTTTGTATTAATTGTGGAAGAACAGAGGAATTTGAAAGTGAGCAAGTTGTTATTGCTGGCAGGGAAGCTGCTAATAGAGAAGGATTTAAGCTAATTGAATCAACACTAAATGTTCGAGGTATCTGCCCTAAATGCCTTTGAAATTATTTCTTTTTAATTAAAGATATGATTTCACGAAAGAGAACCTCCGCAACTGGATCCATTACCTGCTGTACAGCCAAAGCAATGTTCACCTACCCTTATCAATTGGCCTTCGATTAGACTTTTATTTCGAATTAGCTCTGCAATAGATGTTGGTCCAACTATATTATTAATTCCTAGTTGTTGATTAAAATCGCAGTCATATAAATCCCCCTTCCAGTCCACACTAATAGTTTCTAGACACATTATTGAATTTAGATTTTTCGAATTATAATTCTTTATTAAGAGCTCTCTGTATGAATCTAGTTTCCCTTCTGATTTAAGTTGATTTGCAAAACGTTTTATAGGCATATTTGTAATTACCAATAAATTGTTAAATCTGATTTTATATCTATCCCATAACTCTTTCTTGTAAATAGCTTCAAGACCCT is part of the Prochlorococcus marinus str. MIT 0919 genome and harbors:
- a CDS encoding mechanosensitive ion channel family protein, translated to MNELYTKILIAGCALLAGLISTLLISRFLTNSLSKLTSRTRSKTDDYILKILLETIKPLGLIISASISWRILEISGDFNQVFVALSKLIFLILIVRLVNRVVIRFIQSWGAKINDPAVGSMLRSLSPMVRAAVWSVGSVFYLQNMGVQMAALWAILSAGGIGAGLALKEPVQEFFEYITILLDKPFQNGQFIHIDGVWAKVERVGVRSTRLRSINGEVIVMSNSNLTNGIISNYAEMENRRLVHRLGVVYQTSHSKMKKIPEIIKSIIDKTENAVYDRCHFVEFGNSSLDFELVYYIPTNDYLSAMRAQEEINLEIMRIFEAEKIDFAFPTQTINLLNSK
- a CDS encoding isochorismatase family protein, which encodes MSQQNTALIIIDVQEKLVTSIENKELIMWNINRLIDACKIFNMKIYVTEQNPEKLGKTIEQINKCLDFQAYKKMSFSSFHCKDLSRELKSNAFENIIICGIESHVCIMQSALDYINSGKNIFIPVDSIGSRRTIDHETSLQRLSMSGAIVTTTETAIFELCKSADFEDFKAVSSIIKRKME
- a CDS encoding Fur family transcriptional regulator — encoded protein: MQLKVSFSKVPTPLELELHQEGRRLTPQRKKVLDLFQRIGGGKHLSAEEVHAKLIQSKSRVSLATVYRTLRLLVKMGFIHELELSEGGHRFELLSQDHPDHHHLVCINCGRTEEFESEQVVIAGREAANREGFKLIESTLNVRGICPKCL